Within the Clostridium scatologenes genome, the region TAAGGTTCATAGTTTTGTTGAAAAACCAGATATGTATAGGGTCAATGAGTATTTGAAAAGCAATCTATATTTATGGAATTGTGGGATTTTTGTTTGGAAGATTAAAACTATATTAGATTTAGCAGAAGAATATGCAAATGATATTTTTAAAAAATTAAGTGAAGTTGAAATTTTTGAGGGCAATAAATTAAATTTTATATTAGAACAAAATTATAAAAAAATAGAAAGTATATCAATTGACTATGCAATTATGGAAAATGTGGAAGATATTTATGTTATACCTTGTAAATTTCATTGGGATGATCTTGGAAATTGGACAAGTATAGAAAGGTATAGAAAAAAAGATGAAGAAGAAAATGTAGTAAGTGAAAATAGTGTTATGTATAAATCTAAAAAAAATATTGTTATAACTAGGAAGAAAGTACTTCTTAATAATGTAGAAAATTTAATTGTGGTAGAAACTGAAGATTATATTCTCATTTCTTCAAAAGAAAAAGAACAAGAAATAAAAATAGCTAGGGAATTAGTTGAATAGCTTTAAACAGAGCT harbors:
- a CDS encoding mannose-1-phosphate guanylyltransferase, translating into MICALIMAGGKGKRFWPLSTDKKPKQFLNLLGKKTMLRITFERIEKLIPKERIFIVTSKQYTNLVKNDIPEIDSRNIIAEPSSKNTAPCIILSAFIIKKYYKDATLVVLPSDHFIEDNDEFINTLKIAEKFVEDHKNAVITLGIKPNRPETGYGYIKCNDNYANIYEKKIFKVHSFVEKPDMYRVNEYLKSNLYLWNCGIFVWKIKTILDLAEEYANDIFKKLSEVEIFEGNKLNFILEQNYKKIESISIDYAIMENVEDIYVIPCKFHWDDLGNWTSIERYRKKDEEENVVSENSVMYKSKKNIVITRKKVLLNNVENLIVVETEDYILISSKEKEQEIKIARELVE